A window from Roseburia sp. 499 encodes these proteins:
- the glyA gene encoding serine hydroxymethyltransferase, whose amino-acid sequence MYSFDEVKAVDSQVAQAITDEMARQNSHIELIASENWVSKAVMAAMGSPMTNKYAEGYPGKRYYGGCDCVDVVENLAIERAKELFGCEYANVQPHSGAQANMAVQFAMLEPGDTVMGMNLDHGGHLTHGSPVNFSGTYFKIVPYGVNDEGFIDYDKVREIALECKPKLIIAGASAYARTIDFKRFREIADEVGAYLMVDMAHIAGLVAAGLHPSPIPYAHVVTTTTHKTLRGPRGGMILASQEMADKFNFNKAIFPGIQGGPLMHVIAAKAVCFKEALDDSFKVYQKNIIDNAQALCKGLMKRDIKIVSGGTDNHLMLVDLTPYDLTGKAVEKLLDSVNITSNKNTIPNDPKSPFVTSGIRLGTPAVTSRGFNTEDMDRVAECIARMIKEGEAASDEVRAMVKELTEKYPLV is encoded by the coding sequence ATGTATTCATTTGATGAAGTAAAAGCAGTTGATTCACAGGTGGCACAGGCAATCACAGATGAAATGGCAAGACAGAATAGCCATATCGAATTGATTGCATCAGAAAACTGGGTAAGCAAGGCAGTTATGGCTGCTATGGGAAGCCCAATGACAAACAAATATGCAGAAGGTTATCCGGGAAAGAGATATTATGGCGGATGTGACTGTGTGGACGTAGTAGAGAATCTTGCAATTGAACGTGCCAAAGAGTTGTTTGGTTGTGAATACGCTAATGTGCAGCCACATTCCGGAGCGCAGGCAAATATGGCAGTGCAGTTTGCTATGTTAGAGCCGGGAGATACCGTAATGGGAATGAACTTAGACCATGGCGGACATCTGACACATGGAAGTCCTGTTAACTTCTCCGGAACATATTTTAAGATTGTGCCTTATGGTGTAAATGATGAAGGATTTATTGATTATGATAAGGTAAGAGAGATTGCATTAGAGTGCAAGCCGAAGCTTATTATTGCTGGTGCAAGTGCGTATGCAAGAACTATTGATTTCAAGAGATTTCGAGAAATTGCAGATGAAGTAGGTGCATATCTGATGGTAGATATGGCACATATTGCAGGTTTAGTAGCTGCTGGACTTCATCCAAGCCCAATTCCATATGCACATGTAGTAACTACTACTACCCATAAAACTTTGCGTGGACCAAGAGGTGGAATGATTCTTGCAAGTCAGGAAATGGCAGATAAGTTTAATTTTAACAAGGCTATTTTCCCGGGAATTCAGGGTGGCCCATTAATGCATGTAATTGCAGCAAAGGCAGTATGTTTTAAAGAAGCGTTAGATGATAGCTTTAAGGTATACCAGAAGAATATTATTGATAATGCACAGGCGTTGTGTAAGGGACTTATGAAGCGTGATATTAAAATTGTTTCCGGTGGAACAGATAATCATTTGATGTTGGTGGATTTGACACCGTATGATTTAACCGGAAAGGCAGTAGAAAAGTTACTGGATTCTGTTAACATTACTTCAAATAAGAATACAATTCCGAATGATCCGAAGTCTCCATTTGTGACAAGTGGTATTCGTCTTGGAACACCGGCTGTTACTTCCAGAGGATTCAATACGGAGGATATGGATAGGGTGGCAGAGTGTATCGCACGGATGATTAAGGAAGGCGAGGCTGCATCTGATGAAGTAAGAGCAATGGTAAAAGAACTGACAGAAAAATATCCATTAGTTTAA
- a CDS encoding DUF1294 domain-containing protein, protein MSTLEKIALLYGVIINIIGFALMGIDKQRARKHQWRIPEKTLFFVALLLGSIGTWTGMYVFHHKTKHWYFVIGMPLILVVQVILLLTFKM, encoded by the coding sequence ATGAGTACCTTAGAAAAAATAGCTCTTTTATATGGTGTGATAATAAATATCATTGGTTTTGCGCTTATGGGAATAGATAAGCAAAGAGCTAGAAAACATCAGTGGCGAATACCGGAAAAAACGTTATTTTTTGTGGCGCTCCTTTTGGGAAGTATTGGAACATGGACAGGAATGTATGTGTTTCACCATAAGACAAAGCACTGGTACTTTGTAATAGGTATGCCACTTATTCTAGTGGTACAAGTGATATTATTATTGACATTCAAAATGTAA
- a CDS encoding DUF368 domain-containing protein yields the protein MLKMILKGVVIGVANIIPGVSGGTMAVSMGIYDKIIHAATHFLSEFKKSMKILIPILIGAGLGLVVVARLIQMMFDKAPFQTNLLFVGLIVGGLPAMTKKVKGQSIRLSHIIACVLFFAFVVGLAAIGETEGAAADLSINAVNIMKLFGVGIIASATMVIPGVSGSMILMLIGYYNPVLNEVNRFIDNLVSFNVPGLLDGCAVLVPFGIGVVVGIVAIAKIIELIFKKFPYVAYWAIIGLIVASPFAIMMMNQFGKITVVTVLTGIVALVVGVVAAMKLGEE from the coding sequence ATGTTAAAAATGATTTTAAAGGGTGTGGTAATTGGTGTTGCCAATATCATTCCCGGTGTTAGTGGCGGAACTATGGCTGTTTCCATGGGGATTTACGATAAAATAATTCATGCGGCAACCCATTTTCTGTCTGAGTTTAAGAAGAGCATGAAGATACTAATTCCTATCTTAATCGGTGCAGGTCTTGGGTTAGTGGTGGTAGCAAGACTCATTCAGATGATGTTTGATAAGGCACCATTCCAGACGAATTTATTGTTTGTTGGTTTGATTGTAGGTGGACTTCCGGCGATGACAAAGAAGGTAAAGGGACAGAGTATCCGATTGTCACATATTATTGCCTGTGTTTTGTTTTTTGCCTTTGTGGTAGGGCTTGCAGCAATCGGTGAAACAGAAGGTGCTGCGGCAGACCTAAGTATTAATGCGGTAAATATAATGAAACTATTCGGTGTGGGAATTATTGCTTCTGCAACTATGGTAATTCCTGGTGTTAGCGGTTCTATGATTCTGATGCTGATAGGATATTATAACCCGGTTTTAAACGAAGTGAATCGATTCATCGACAATCTGGTAAGTTTTAATGTACCGGGATTACTGGATGGGTGCGCAGTGTTAGTGCCTTTTGGAATCGGTGTAGTAGTTGGAATTGTTGCGATTGCTAAAATTATTGAGTTGATTTTTAAAAAGTTTCCATATGTGGCATATTGGGCAATTATTGGATTGATTGTAGCATCACCTTTTGCAATTATGATGATGAATCAGTTTGGAAAGATTACAGTAGTAACGGTACTTACTGGAATTGTGGCGCTTGTGGTAGGTGTTGTAGCTGCTATGAAACTGGGAGAAGAATAG
- the hisC gene encoding histidinol-phosphate transaminase — protein MAAWEENVRKVVPYTPGEQPKSKNIIKLNTNENPYPPAPGVEKALREIDVNEFRKYPDAETKPLVDVLAEYYQVKPEQVFVGVGSDDVLAMSFMTFFNSKKPILFPDITYSFYDVWADVFRIPYECQPLDENFQIRVEDYKKECGGIVIPNPNAPTGVAMELSRVEEILQRNPDVIVIIDEAYVDFGADSALALLPKYENLLVVQTFSKSRSMAGMRIGYAIGAPKLIKYLNDVKYSFNSYTMNMPALTLGVEAVKDEAYFRETLQKVINTRERVKGELKELGFVFQDSKSNFIFASHPKYSAKELFEELKKAGIYVRYFNKPRIDNYLRISIGTDAEMDELIAFLKKYMK, from the coding sequence ATGGCAGCATGGGAAGAAAATGTGCGTAAGGTAGTTCCCTATACACCGGGAGAACAGCCAAAATCGAAAAACATAATTAAGTTGAATACAAATGAGAATCCCTATCCACCGGCACCGGGGGTGGAAAAGGCATTGCGTGAAATAGATGTAAATGAATTTAGAAAGTATCCGGATGCGGAAACAAAACCACTTGTGGATGTACTTGCAGAATATTATCAGGTAAAACCGGAGCAGGTATTTGTAGGAGTTGGTTCAGATGATGTACTTGCTATGAGTTTTATGACATTTTTTAATTCGAAGAAACCTATTTTGTTTCCGGACATCACCTATTCCTTTTATGATGTTTGGGCAGATGTATTTCGGATTCCCTATGAATGTCAGCCTTTAGATGAAAATTTTCAGATTCGTGTGGAGGACTATAAAAAGGAATGTGGGGGAATTGTAATCCCGAATCCAAATGCGCCTACCGGAGTAGCGATGGAACTGTCACGAGTGGAAGAAATTTTGCAGAGAAATCCGGATGTAATCGTTATTATTGATGAAGCATATGTTGATTTTGGGGCGGATTCCGCATTAGCGCTACTACCAAAGTATGAGAACCTTTTGGTAGTTCAGACTTTTTCTAAGTCCAGAAGTATGGCAGGAATGCGAATTGGTTATGCAATAGGAGCTCCAAAGCTCATTAAGTATCTCAATGATGTGAAATATTCCTTTAATTCCTATACCATGAATATGCCGGCACTCACCCTTGGAGTAGAGGCAGTAAAGGATGAAGCGTATTTCAGAGAAACATTGCAGAAGGTAATAAATACCAGAGAGCGTGTGAAAGGTGAACTGAAAGAACTGGGATTTGTTTTCCAGGATTCTAAGAGTAACTTTATTTTCGCCAGTCATCCGAAATATTCAGCGAAAGAGTTGTTTGAAGAGCTAAAAAAGGCCGGCATCTATGTACGCTATTTTAATAAACCAAGAATTGATAATTATCTGCGTATTTCCATCGGAACGGATGCAGAAATGGATGAATTGATTGCATTTTTAAAAAAATATATGAAATAA
- a CDS encoding HAD family hydrolase, producing the protein MKAVVFDMDGVVIDSEWLVADCWKQIAEKYGIHDVEILCKKCLGLNKEAAKEIFLKYYGNDFPYERYKKEMADLFHEREAEELMLKPGVKELLQWLKEQNYRIGLATSTRESVAKKSLGNLDVLSYFDEVVCGDMLEKSKPEPDIYLMACEQLQVLPEESYAIEDSYNGIRAAYSAGMSAIMVPDIMEPDEEMKEKSIIILPNLIEVKKWMEKNV; encoded by the coding sequence ATGAAAGCAGTAGTTTTTGATATGGATGGTGTCGTGATTGATTCTGAATGGCTGGTAGCAGATTGTTGGAAACAAATTGCAGAAAAGTATGGCATTCATGATGTGGAAATATTGTGTAAAAAGTGTCTGGGGTTAAATAAAGAAGCCGCCAAAGAAATTTTTTTGAAATATTATGGAAATGATTTTCCTTATGAAAGATACAAAAAGGAAATGGCGGACCTATTCCATGAGAGAGAAGCAGAAGAACTAATGCTAAAGCCGGGAGTAAAAGAACTGTTGCAATGGCTGAAAGAACAGAATTACCGGATTGGGCTCGCGACGTCGACAAGAGAAAGCGTTGCAAAAAAGTCTCTGGGAAATCTTGACGTTCTGTCTTACTTTGACGAAGTGGTTTGTGGTGACATGTTGGAGAAAAGCAAACCAGAGCCGGATATTTATCTAATGGCATGTGAACAATTACAGGTTCTGCCTGAGGAAAGTTATGCCATAGAGGACTCTTATAATGGCATTCGTGCTGCGTACAGTGCAGGAATGAGCGCTATTATGGTGCCGGATATAATGGAGCCTGATGAAGAAATGAAGGAAAAAAGTATTATAATATTGCCAAATCTTATAGAAGTAAAAAAATGGATGGAAAAAAATGTATGA
- a CDS encoding glycoside hydrolase family 2 TIM barrel-domain containing protein — protein MSCFNYEKVKNPLIFAENRKEAHSDHVCYASMEELSRKKTSFRYSLNGLWKFSYAKNYNSAIKGFEAEDYDCKSWGDIRVPAHIQMEGYDVPQYANVQYPWDGREQIEPGEVPEYFNPVASYVKYFTVPEHMQGKPIYISFQGVESGMALWINGKYVGYSEDSFTPSEFELTPYLKEGENKLAVQVFKWTASSWCEDQDFFRFSGIYRSVYLYTIPEAHIEDIQIRTLLDDSYQDADLQITCKIIGSGKVKVTLKDGEETVLQAEEMLKKELTILENVKEPALWSAEEPNLYELLFEVMDESGNIVEVISQMVGFRRFEMKNNIMHINGKRIVFKGVNRHEFSSKTGRAVADEEIIKDIMTMKRNNINAIRTSHYPNDSRIYALCDKYGLYMIAENNMESHGSWDPIIRGEADIETAIPGNNKDWEPMMLDRVNSCYQRDKNHPAIVIWSCGNESFGGTVIRDMADLFRKLDNTRLVHYEGVFNDRRCNETSDMESQMYPSVEDIKAFLAKDRSKPFICCEYAHAMGNSCGAMHKYTDLTDMEPSYQGGFIWDYIDQSIEKKDRYGNKFQAYGGDFGDHPCDYNFSGNGIVYGGERDESPKMQEVKFNYQNISAEVSKDKVLVKNKNLFVNTDKYDCVVLLEKNGKLVEQAQLITAVEPLSEKEYPLPLQIPAYPGEYVITVSFRLKEAEDWAPIGHEVAFGQGVFRIEEEKKPITEPLTVIRGKLNIGVRGEHFECMFSFLNGGLASYRYGGKEMIEKIPMPNFWRAPIDNDCGNKMMARYAQWKIASMYCWMDPEVKENPNLQEKEHSAVITFYYAMPTTPVSKCRVSYEVFGDGTITTTLFYDPVKELADMPEFGMMFKFNADYENVEWYGNGPSETYCDRQHGSKLGIYKNKVIDNVAKYLVPQECGNKTEVRWAKITDNTGKGIMFSGEHLSFSALPYTPHEMENAMHPYELPQIHYTVVRVAKQQMGVGGDNSWGAKTHEEYLLDVTKPLELKFSFKGIV, from the coding sequence ATGTCTTGTTTCAACTATGAAAAAGTAAAAAATCCGTTGATATTTGCAGAAAATCGTAAGGAGGCTCATTCAGATCATGTTTGCTATGCATCTATGGAAGAACTGAGCCGGAAGAAGACGAGCTTTCGGTATTCCTTAAATGGACTTTGGAAGTTTTCTTATGCGAAAAATTACAATTCTGCAATAAAAGGGTTCGAGGCAGAAGATTATGACTGCAAGTCATGGGGCGATATTCGTGTTCCGGCACACATCCAGATGGAAGGATATGATGTGCCACAGTATGCCAATGTACAGTATCCATGGGATGGCAGAGAACAGATTGAACCGGGAGAAGTACCCGAATATTTTAATCCGGTAGCAAGCTATGTAAAATATTTTACAGTACCGGAGCATATGCAGGGAAAACCCATTTATATTTCCTTTCAGGGGGTAGAAAGTGGAATGGCATTGTGGATCAATGGGAAATATGTTGGATATAGCGAGGACAGTTTTACACCGTCAGAATTTGAATTGACTCCATATCTGAAAGAAGGAGAAAACAAACTGGCAGTGCAGGTGTTCAAGTGGACAGCAAGCAGTTGGTGTGAGGACCAGGACTTCTTTCGTTTTTCCGGTATCTATCGAAGTGTATATCTGTATACTATACCGGAAGCCCATATAGAAGATATTCAAATTAGAACATTACTGGATGATTCCTATCAGGATGCAGACCTTCAGATTACCTGTAAGATAATAGGAAGTGGCAAAGTAAAAGTAACTTTGAAGGATGGAGAAGAAACAGTTCTTCAGGCAGAAGAGATGCTGAAAAAGGAGCTGACAATTCTTGAAAATGTAAAAGAGCCGGCACTTTGGAGTGCAGAAGAACCGAATCTGTATGAATTGCTTTTCGAAGTGATGGATGAGAGCGGAAACATTGTGGAAGTAATTTCACAGATGGTAGGTTTCCGTCGTTTTGAAATGAAAAACAATATCATGCATATTAATGGAAAACGAATTGTGTTCAAGGGAGTTAACCGGCACGAATTCAGTTCTAAGACGGGACGCGCAGTAGCGGATGAAGAAATTATTAAGGATATTATGACTATGAAACGGAATAATATCAATGCCATTCGTACCAGCCATTATCCGAATGATTCCAGAATTTATGCACTTTGTGATAAGTATGGACTTTACATGATTGCAGAAAACAATATGGAGAGTCATGGATCGTGGGATCCGATTATACGTGGAGAGGCAGATATTGAGACTGCTATTCCTGGAAATAACAAAGATTGGGAGCCTATGATGCTTGATAGAGTAAATTCTTGTTATCAGCGTGATAAGAACCATCCGGCAATTGTAATCTGGTCTTGTGGAAATGAATCATTTGGCGGTACGGTGATTCGGGATATGGCAGACTTGTTCCGTAAATTGGATAACACAAGATTGGTACATTACGAAGGTGTGTTTAATGACCGACGTTGCAATGAGACCAGTGATATGGAAAGTCAGATGTATCCAAGTGTAGAGGATATCAAAGCATTTTTAGCAAAGGATAGGAGTAAACCCTTTATCTGCTGTGAATATGCTCATGCAATGGGAAATTCCTGTGGTGCAATGCATAAGTATACTGATTTGACGGATATGGAGCCGTCTTATCAGGGTGGATTTATCTGGGATTACATTGACCAATCCATCGAGAAAAAAGACCGTTACGGAAACAAATTCCAGGCATATGGTGGTGATTTTGGCGACCATCCATGCGATTATAATTTTAGCGGAAATGGAATTGTATACGGTGGAGAACGAGATGAATCGCCAAAGATGCAGGAGGTAAAATTCAATTATCAGAATATCAGTGCCGAAGTTTCTAAGGATAAGGTGTTGGTGAAAAATAAAAATCTGTTTGTGAATACAGATAAATATGACTGTGTGGTATTGCTAGAGAAAAATGGAAAGTTAGTGGAACAGGCACAGCTTATAACAGCGGTAGAGCCTTTGAGTGAAAAAGAATATCCGCTTCCATTGCAGATACCGGCTTATCCCGGAGAATATGTGATTACTGTATCCTTCCGTTTGAAAGAAGCAGAAGATTGGGCACCGATTGGACATGAGGTGGCTTTTGGACAAGGTGTATTTAGAATAGAAGAGGAAAAGAAACCAATTACAGAGCCGTTGACTGTAATTCGTGGAAAACTCAATATAGGTGTTCGTGGAGAACATTTTGAGTGTATGTTTAGTTTCTTGAATGGAGGACTTGCATCTTATCGTTATGGCGGTAAGGAGATGATAGAGAAGATACCAATGCCAAACTTTTGGCGTGCACCAATCGACAATGATTGTGGAAATAAGATGATGGCACGATATGCTCAGTGGAAAATTGCCAGCATGTACTGCTGGATGGACCCTGAAGTAAAAGAAAATCCGAACCTTCAGGAAAAAGAACACAGTGCAGTGATTACGTTCTATTATGCAATGCCTACTACACCTGTAAGCAAATGCAGGGTAAGTTATGAGGTGTTCGGAGATGGAACCATTACTACTACACTATTCTATGACCCGGTAAAAGAATTGGCAGATATGCCGGAATTTGGTATGATGTTTAAATTCAATGCAGATTATGAAAATGTAGAGTGGTATGGAAATGGACCGTCAGAAACCTACTGTGACAGACAGCATGGTTCTAAACTAGGAATCTATAAAAATAAAGTGATAGACAATGTGGCAAAGTATTTGGTTCCGCAGGAATGTGGCAATAAGACGGAGGTACGCTGGGCAAAGATTACTGACAATACCGGAAAGGGAATCATGTTCAGCGGGGAACACTTAAGTTTTTCTGCATTGCCTTATACTCCACATGAAATGGAAAATGCAATGCATCCATATGAGTTGCCGCAGATACACTATACAGTAGTAAGAGTTGCAAAGCAACAGATGGGAGTTGGCGGTGACAATAGTTGGGGAGCAAAAACCCATGAGGAATATTTGTTGGATGTAACAAAGCCACTGGAGTTGAAGTTTAGTTTTAAAGGAATTGTATAA
- a CDS encoding carbohydrate ABC transporter permease has product MYIFLTIVSIISVFPIYWMAVSATNKSADVLSGTLLPGTHLMDNIKNLLASQNVGAAMVNSFKYAVILTICSLIICSLAGYGFEIYHDRGKDAVMSILLLAMMVPFVATMIPLFRMFSSAGLLNSTLGFILPTISTPFLIMMFRQSARSFPHDIIEAARIDGLSEIQIFFRMFIPTMRSTYAAAMTITFMNAWNNYLWPKVIMLDDTSITMPMLVANLTQGYVTDYGMLMVAVLLCTLPTVIIFFLLQKSFAEGITGAVK; this is encoded by the coding sequence ATGTATATCTTTTTAACGATTGTATCTATTATTTCGGTATTTCCGATTTATTGGATGGCAGTATCTGCAACTAATAAGAGTGCAGATGTCTTAAGTGGAACCTTGTTACCGGGGACTCATTTGATGGATAATATCAAGAATCTGCTGGCATCGCAGAATGTAGGGGCAGCAATGGTTAATTCTTTTAAATATGCAGTAATACTTACGATTTGTTCCCTGATTATCTGTTCTCTTGCCGGTTATGGATTTGAAATTTATCATGACAGGGGAAAAGATGCAGTAATGTCAATTTTATTGTTGGCAATGATGGTACCGTTTGTTGCAACTATGATTCCATTATTCCGGATGTTTTCTTCCGCCGGATTGTTGAATTCAACGTTAGGATTTATCCTTCCGACGATTTCAACACCGTTTTTGATTATGATGTTTCGACAGAGTGCAAGAAGCTTTCCTCATGATATCATAGAAGCAGCAAGAATCGATGGTTTGAGTGAAATACAGATTTTCTTCCGTATGTTCATTCCTACCATGCGTTCTACCTATGCAGCAGCAATGACGATTACATTCATGAATGCGTGGAACAATTACTTATGGCCAAAGGTAATCATGCTGGATGATACTAGTATTACAATGCCGATGTTGGTGGCAAACCTGACACAGGGATATGTGACTGATTACGGTATGCTGATGGTAGCCGTTCTGTTATGTACCTTACCGACTGTAATTATCTTCTTCCTCTTACAGAAGAGTTTTGCAGAAGGTATTACTGGAGCAGTGAAATAA
- a CDS encoding carbohydrate ABC transporter permease: MTLNKKHNLTGWAFLTPATIMIAVMSFLPMIQAFILSLQKGKGTDLTFTGFGNYVRMFQDSVFRQSIINTFVYLIIQVPIMLILALILASMLNNKNLRGKGIFRTAIFLPCATSLVSYAIIFRSLFAVDGFVNTILIKLGILNTGYNFLGHATSAKIIIIIALVWRWTGYNMVFYLSGLQNIEYSVYEAAKIDGANPMQTFFKITVPLLKPTILLTAIMSTNGTLQLFDESVNLTAGGPANSTITMSHYIYNVSFKYVPNFGYAAAMSFLIFILVAVLAFIQMKVGDKRD, from the coding sequence ATGACATTAAACAAAAAACACAATCTTACAGGTTGGGCATTTCTGACACCGGCAACCATTATGATTGCGGTAATGAGCTTCCTGCCTATGATTCAGGCATTTATTTTGTCCTTACAGAAAGGAAAAGGAACAGACCTGACATTTACCGGATTTGGTAACTATGTACGAATGTTTCAAGACAGTGTGTTTAGACAGTCTATTATAAATACATTTGTATATCTGATTATTCAGGTGCCGATTATGTTAATATTAGCACTGATTCTGGCATCTATGTTGAACAATAAGAACCTTCGGGGAAAAGGAATATTCCGTACAGCAATTTTCCTTCCTTGTGCAACCTCACTTGTTTCTTATGCAATTATTTTCCGTTCTCTGTTTGCAGTAGACGGATTTGTAAACACAATTTTAATAAAGTTAGGAATTTTAAATACAGGATATAATTTCCTGGGACATGCCACAAGCGCAAAAATTATTATCATTATTGCATTAGTTTGGAGATGGACCGGATACAACATGGTATTTTACCTTTCCGGATTACAAAATATAGAATATTCTGTGTATGAAGCAGCCAAAATCGATGGAGCAAATCCGATGCAGACATTTTTTAAGATAACGGTTCCATTATTGAAACCGACCATTCTTTTAACAGCAATTATGTCCACCAACGGAACATTGCAGCTGTTTGATGAATCAGTAAACCTGACTGCTGGAGGTCCTGCAAACTCCACAATTACGATGTCTCATTACATTTATAATGTATCCTTTAAGTATGTGCCAAACTTTGGTTATGCAGCAGCAATGTCCTTCTTGATCTTTATTCTGGTAGCTGTTTTGGCATTCATACAGATGAAAGTAGGTGACAAACGTGACTAA